The following DNA comes from Fervidibacillus albus.
GATATTCGACCGATCCAATGATTGGGGCGTACTATACGTTCTTTTACCTTGCACCATAACCGAAGATGTAGAGCTCGGCTGGTGACGCAATCCTAACGCATGACCAAATTCATGGATCGTCGTTTTTTTCCGATTCGCACTTGAATAATTTTTATGATCCATATAATGATCATTTAATGTGATAATGACATAGGACCAGTTTGCCGTTGAAGCATCCGGGTCGGAAACGAGAGTGCTTCCGCGATACGGTTGGGCAAGCCCTGCGTAGTCTAAGCCATAATCCCCAGCGTAAACCCGAATATCCGCATAAGTGGCACTTCCCGAAGTCCAAAAGTCCACATCTGCGCTGGAAATGCTACCCCATCCAGTCATCGCACTCGTGACATAAGAAAGATAACCATAATCCGAAACGGAATCAGAAATGAACACATAACAATCGCCAATTACCGACTTTGGCAAACCACTTCGAAAAAAGGCAGCATCCTTCGTGTAGTAGGCAAACGAAATCATCGGGATCGATAGAAAAGAAACGATACTTAACACGATCACCCGTACGATCGTTCTACGAATTTTCACCAACGGCATCCTCCTCAATCGATTTCATCTTTTATACGTATGAATGTTATTTACAATGGTATTTTATGTAATTTTTTGTATTTTGTCAATTGAATAATATTTTCTGTGAATAAGTTTCAATAAATGATGAAACCGAGTGAGGAATGATGATTTTTGCCATTATCTTTATTACATTCCGTTACTTATCGTTCGTTTATGATGTCCTTATTTGGTAAAAAATAAAAGGTAGCCGATTGATTCGACTACCTTCATTTTAATTTCTATGTATCGTTATTGGCTGAATCCGAATCGATGACAAACATTTTTTAACTGAAAAATTCATATCGGATGTAGCCGTGACTAAATTCTCTAGGAAAGGTGATTGAAAAATGATCAAGATCCCTTTTTCAAAATGGAAAGGGTTGATTTTTCCTGTTCCTTTTCTAGCAACCATTCATCGAAATATTCGGTGAACTCCGAATGTCCCGAATACGATATGCATAAATATTGTTTTGCTCTCGTCATGGCAATATACATTAAAGATGCTTCTCGTTCTGGATTCTCCTCCAGTGGAAAGGGCATCGAATCGACGTTAACGATGAAAACGGCTTGATAATCCAACCCTTTACTACTGTCAATCGTGCTAATTTTCACTTTTCCGTCTTCTTTTTCGAAGGACCGTTTCGCTTCATCATTTTCCGTTAGCCAAAAATACGGTATATTTTCATTTTGTAATGCATATTGAATGGTATCGATGATCGATAGTTTGTGTGTTCGCTTCACCCGATACAAAATGAGTATTTCGTGATAGGGAACCTTTTTCTCTTTATGCAATTTGCATATTTGACGGGATACCATTTTCATTTCTCTTTTAAAATTTGTCGTCCGAATAATGGCCGGTTCCGGTCCCTTTCTTTTCGTACTTTGCGGGGCGATAATCTCCCCATCAATTTGACGCCGGACGACCGTTTGTTTGAGCATCGATTTTTTTCGGTAAAAATCCCAGGCGAGTTTGACAATTTGGGTCGTGTTCCGATAATTGATCGTCAATATTTTGGACCGACCTTGAAAGTTTAAACCGGTATCTTGCAAATACGACCGCTTCCGTTTATAAATTGTTTGTGCCCGATCTTCCACGAGAAGTAAAGATTGGGTATTCGGATTTACAAGTAGGCTGGCAAGTTTTAGCCAATCGGATTCAAAATCTTGTCCCTCATCGATTAAAATCGCATCATAAGTCGGTAAAATGGCCTCTTTCTCTTCTAGTTTTTCGATAATATAAGGAATTTGTCGTTCATGAATTTTCAAATCGTTTTTCAACCAACTATGAAAATTTCGTACGATAATATTTTCCAACGTTTTTTTCTTCAAATCTTCTTCCTTTGTAAAATCAAATAAGTCTTCCGGTTCATTAATCATATGGGTTACCATTTGCAAAATGGCGTTGGCTAGGGAGATATTGTAGCATAAAATAAGAATTTTCCAATCCGGATGTTGTTTCGATAAAATTTTCGCTCGACTCGCTAATATGAGCGTTTTGCCACTCCCCGCCACCCCGCGAATTAGTCGGTTTTTATCCCCGATTTGTTTTGCCAAATTTTCTTGGTGCAAATCCATCGTTTTCATATCGTGTAAAGAAAGCAACAGTTGATCATGGTATGGAACCGATTCTCGAAATTCTGCACTAATTCGAACTTCCGGAAACAAATGATAACGGATGGCATTGATTTCTTCCATCGTTAGCGGATTTTTCAACCGGAAAGGGACGGCGAACATATTCATAATTTTTTCAATCAGCACTTCTTCTGAGAAATGGTCTTTATCCGGGTCAACTTCATCTCGAGTTAAGCAAAATTCCGGTTCGATTACCGTATACAATCCCGTTTCTACCATATCCTTCGACGTCATTCTCGTAAAAACAACACCGTAACCGTATGGAAATTTCAACGAAAATTTATATTTTCCATTAACTTGGATTAAATTTTTATCCTTTTTGAGTTTGTCGACGATTTTATATACGTAATCCTTCGCCTGTTTCAACGGACTTTTTCGGATAACTTGATCCCCGTTTTTTGCGACGATATGCCATTCATCTTTATTCACTTTAAACAACGTTCGTTTCGTATAATCTTTCACTTCTAAAACGATTAATCCTAAATCGGGCCCGATAATAACAAAATCCGGTCTTGTACCGTTAATTTCCGGTTCATAATATACGATATAATCATCGGGCAAAAACGTTTTTAACGTGCGAAATAAAATCCGTTCACCAACCGTTGCTGAAGAACGAATCGTTTCAGGTATTGTTACTGCCATTCTCATCGCTCCATCATCGGCTTATTTTCTCCTATTATACTCCATTTTTTGACATCATTTAACATTTTTTGTATTTGGAAATCGCATTCAGTTTCTTCTATACTTTGATAACGGAATTTTGACTATAAAATGGTATTACGTTGAAACTTACTGAAGCGATCCATTGAATAGCTAGGTGTATTGGAATAGCAATCGATCGATTATGAACTCGAAATTTCATTGTTTGTAGTTTTTTTCACATGTATAAAGCGACCGATGTTGAAAAAAATGTTACAATACAGAAGAATCTACGAAAAGGAGTTTATTGTATGAATCAATTGGAATTAGTCATTTTTGATATGGATGGTCTCCTGTTCGATACGGAACGTCTCCATTTTCGAGCCTTTCAACAGACGGCGGAAAAGTTAGGGTTCGAGTTCACCTTTGATACGTATTTGAAAGTTGTTGGCATGACCGATGAGAAGGGTAGGGAAATTTTACGGGAGATTTACGGAAAAGATTCAGCAATTATGAATTCCTTCGATTTGTACCATGAAGAAATCGAACGAATTATTGAAAAAGAGGGAATACCTGTAAAACCGGGCGTGAAAAAGTTGCTCGATATACTCGATGAAAAACAGATTCGAAGATGCATCGCGTCCTCCAGCGCACCGGAAGTCATTGAAAGAAACACGAAATTAACCGGCATACATGACCGATTTGAATTTTATGTCGGAGGGACAGAAGTCAAGCATGGGAAACCGGCACCGGATATTTTTTTAGAGGCGATGAAGCGGGCGGACGTTCAACCGGAAAAGGCGATTGTATTGGAAGATTCTTACCACGGTCTCCAAGCTGCCGTTCGTGCAGGACTTCGCTGTATCGTCATCCCCGATTTGATACAGCCGAATGAAGAGATGCAGAAAAACGCGTTTCGAATTTTTAACGATTTAGGAAAAGTGGCGGATTTTCTTCAAAACTAATTTCCGCCACCTTCCACACATCATTACCCGATGATATCCCTTCTTCGATAGGCAATGAGACCGATTGTAAAAAGGAGAAGGGATATTGCTACTAACACGGCGAACGAAAGGACATCTCCATCACCGGACAAATAATTTGGAACATGTTCCATAACAGACATTCGATTTAGCCAATTCGGAAAATCTAATACTTCCTTCAAATATAAAACGATAAAGGAAAAGGCAAAGTAAAGCCAAATAACATTTGTCAATTTCGGATACGAACCGACCAACAGTGCCGTTAAAGATAAGTAGATCCATAGGGCAGGAAGGAATGCCAGTGACGCAGCAAACAATTTGCTAGCGGTTATCCCTAAGTCTTCCATCGCAGCTCCCGTCAACCATAAACCGAGGGGAATCATCATTTGGACGATGAAAGTGACGACCCATCCGAACAAAAAGTAGTTTCCGAAAACGTACGTACGGGAAACAGAGCGGGAATAAAAATGTTCCGTTCGGTTTCCAAGTTCCTCCCCTTTTAATTTTAAAATTCCCATTACCGCTGGAACGACGCTAAATAGAGACATTATACCAATCAACATGAATAAAAATTGATTCGTAAGGGATTCGCCCACATTTTCACCTAAAAAGGATTGGATTAAATCGATATCGGTAAAATACGAATCCAATTCCCCCATAATCGAACCGAACGATGCACTAACGAGAAAGATGCCAACTGCCCATGCCCCGATATTAACTCGTTGCTGCCGGAACAAAAATCCGAACATCGTTTTTAAAAAACGACTTGCCCGCTCCCTCCCCTTTCGATCTGGAAGAAAACCGGAACCCATGTCGCGAATGGCATTAAAATAAAAGGCGAAACAAATGAAAACAATGGCGAAAGCGACGGATAGGAAAACGGGCCACCAAGCATTTTCTGTAAATACATACGATCTTGTCGTCCACCCTAATGGAGATAAGAACGATAACACTTCCGTTTCAATATCGCCGATCGCTCGCAAAGAATAGGCAATAAGTAAGAATGTAAAGGAAAGGCCAATCGTTCCTCTACCCGTTTTGGCCAATTGAGAAACGAAAGCAGTTACTCCCGCAAAGACAAAACCAGCACTGCCTAAAACCGCACCGAAAAGTAGGGTGCTTTCCAAATCCATTCCATCGAGCCCCGTCAAAAATAGTCCAAATCCAATAAATAGGCTTAACGTGACATTAATGATGAATATTTCAATGATTGCAGCACTTAAATACGACAGACGACCGACGGGAAATGATCGAACGAGTTCCAACTGACCTTCTTCTTCATCGGACCTCGTTGCCCGTCCGACGAGTAAAATATTCAAAACGATAACCGCAATCGATGTAAACAATAACATCTCATGGGCAAACATCGTAGCGGTCGAATAATCTTCCGGTTCATACCCCGGACCGATCATCGCCACCATCGCAGGATTTCCGACCGTTAATCGAAAAGCCATGATATCTTGTTCCGTTCGAAATATGTTCGGATATGCGGAGGCTGCAGCCAAGGTGACGAATAAAAGTCCCATAATCCAAACGGCGATCTTCATCCGATCCTTTTTAAATAAAAGTTTCGTGAGCTGTCCCGTTCCTTTTATCATAATCGATTCCCCCTTGAAGTTTCGGAAAGGTCGGCCCCCTCATAATAACCCATGAATAAATCTTCTAACGTCGGTGGCAAGCTTTCGAAGCGAACGATGCCAAACTGACTAATATGCCGGATTACTGCATCGAGTTCGGTCCCATCTACTTGGAAACGCCATTGTCCATCCTTTTCTTCCACTTGATGAATCCCTTTCATGTCTCGAATGCCTTCAAGGGGTTGTTTTGTTTGTACGATTATATTTGTCCGGGTCAAATGGCGCATATCCGTCAATGTACCTTCTTCAATGATTTTTCCTTGACGAATAATGGCTACTTTATCGCATAATTTTTCCACTTCCGATAAAATATGACTTGATAAAAAGATCGTTTTTCCTTCATTGCGTTTTTCACGAACATATTCTTGGAAAACTCGCTCCATTAACGGATCGAGACCGCTTGTCGGTTCGTCGAAAATAAACAGGTCCGCATCTTGGGCGAAAGCTGCTACGAGGGCCACCTTTTGTCGATTCCCTTTCGAATAGGCGCGGCATTTTTTCGTCGGATCTAAGTTAAATCGTTCCAATAATTCATCCCGCTTTTTTGCGTCTCCGTTTCCACGTAATTTCATTAATACGTCAATTACTTCGCCTCCGGTTAAATTCGGCCATAGGTTCACATCACCTGGTACATAGGCAATGCGTTTATGGATTTCAACGGCTTCCTTCCATACGTCTTTTCCGAAAATCGTCGCTTCCCCGCTTGTTGCCTTTAACATGCCGAGGAGAATCCGAATCGTAGTCGATTTCCCTGCCCCATTTGGCCCAATAAACCCATATATTTCTCCACCGCCGACACTTAAATCAATGTTATTCAAAGCGGTAAAATTGCCGAATTTTTTCGTAACTCCTCGCACTTCAATCACATTCATCTAAATCCCTCCTCTTGATAAAATGATATCTTTAATAGCTTTACATATTCATCAAATTCATCCCAATACTTGTCGAAGTCAATATCATCCATTTTTTTATTTTTTAATGTTTGTAGTAAATCTTCCTGGTATCCCCGAATAACCCATTCTACAACTCGGTATACCTTTTTCCCGTCGATTCCTTTTCGGAGTTGATTTTTATAAACGGTTGAATGGTCGTATATTTTATCATAACCGAGTTGAACAATCCGATTGAGTTTTTCATTCAGTTCGTCGGATAAATCCATTTCTCCTCGTAACATTTCAGCAGTGAAAAATTTGCTTAGTTCCGGATGCTCCATGAAAAACTTCATTTTTAGACGAGAAATATGGACAATTCGATCAAGTATATCCATAATTGTATCATCAATTTTATTCAAAAACTGTTCGGAAAATATATCGAGGGCATAATTGATTAAATAATTATACAGTTCCTTTTTATTACCAAAATAATAAAATAACATGCCCTTTCCGATTCCCGCCTCTTTTACGATTGCATTTGTCGAAGCTTGGTCAAATCCTTTTTCGGCAAATTCTTTATAGGCAGCTTTTAAAATACGCATTCGCTTTTCCGGAGCTAAATTTTCAAATCGCTCGGTCAATGTATCCCTCCTTTTCGAAAAGAAATCGACCAATCCGGTCTATGTTTATCGTACCAAAATAGACCACTGTGGTCAAGACACCAAAGTGATGAAAAAGTGGGGCAAAGGGTGGGTTAAAAGTGGGCCAAAGGAACCGGAACCTCGACCCAGGTGACTAAAAGGTGGGCCAAAAGAACCGGAACCTCGACCCAGGTGACTAAAAGGTGGGCCAAAAGAACCGGAACCTCGACCCAGGTGGGTTAAAAGTGGGCCAAAGGAACCGGAACCTCGACCCAGGTGACTAAAAGGTGGGCCAAAAGAACCGGAACCCCGACCCACTTGACCTTTCCGTTACGTAAAGGTGTAAAGTAAATGATGTAAGGAGGTGAACCGATGGAGTATACGGTACAACAATTAGCAAAAATAGCAGGAATTAGTGCTCGGACACTACGTTATTACGATGAAATTGATTTGCTAAAACCTGCGAGAATCAACTCTTCCGGATATCGAATTTATGGGCGGCGAGAAGTAGATCGGCTGCAACAAATTTTATTTTACCGTGAACTCGGAGTAAGTTTGGAACGAATTAAAGCAATCGTTTCGAACCCGTCCTTCGATAAAATTTCCGCGCTGAAAGAACATCGGGAAAAACTTTTAATGAAACGGAACGAGATTGACAAACTTTTAACAAACATCGACAACACATTACTTGAATTTGAAGGAGGAAGAAAAATGACTGATCGAGAACGATTTGAAGGATTTAAAAAAGCATTAGTTGAGGAAAACGAGAATCAATATGGAAAAGAAGCTCGAGAAAAATTCGGAGATCAAAAAGTGGAAGATGCAAATAAAAAACTATTGAATATGAGCGAAAACGATTATGAAACGATTACCGAGTTAACCGAACAAATTAACGAAACGTTGGCTAGGGCTCTACAAACGGGGGATCCTGCGGGAGATTTGGCTCAAAAAACAGCACGCCTCCATAAACAGTGGTTAACCTTTTATTGGGGTGATTATAGTAAAAAAGCCCATGCAGGAATAGCCGATCTGTACGTAGAAGATGAACGGTTTAAAGCATATTATGAAAAAGTTGCCCCCGGTGCTGCACAATTTTTGCGGGAAGCGATTCATTATTTTACCGGATTGAAACAGTAGACAGTATACGAACGGATCAAAGTGACGTCAAAATCGACTTTGATCCGTTTTTCATCCACTCCTAGCATTTGGATTTTCAATACCTCTGTTTTCGATTTCCTTATATTGGTGTTCCAATCCTTTCCACTGATTCCCTCGTATTCGCATCTGATTATCCCTTTTTTCAAATGAAACAAGCGGGATATTTTATCGATTTAATCTAATTTTTTTGAAAATTACGTTTCGGACTACCGTAAAAGAGCAACTTTTCAATAAATATACCGTCTAAATAGATGAAGAAATATTGCCGAGAGCATTGGATTTGAAAATATCATTTGAAAAGTTTTTTCTCGAATTACAAAAGTAACCGTCATATACCCAATATAAGTACTTCTCAGTCGTAATTGAACGCTCATAGTTAACTTATAACCGTTTTCAACCAAGAACAAATTTACATTGGAAATGAAACAGGAACAAATGGAGAAAGGAGGAGAAAATATGGAATCATTTAAAAAGATGGTACCGTATTTACTCATTTGTGCAATCGTCTTTTTAACGTTTCCTGCATTTGAAAAAGATACCGACTATATTGCAAATATCGTAATTTTTTTTCCACTAACATGCCTTATTACATCGATCGTATATGGAATGAAAAACGGATTCCATCTCTTATTCTCAATTATTGTCGGTTTACTCTTTATTCCAACCATGTTCATATACTATAACACTTCCGGTTTGGGATACATTATTGTTTATGCAATTGTAGCAGTAATTGGAAACTTCATCGGTTCATTTTTCAAAAACAAATAACTTATCATAAAAAAGGTCGAGGTACCTGCCCCCCGACCCCAACTTAGGTTACCCTTGGGTGGGCCAAAAGAACCGGAACCTCGACCCAATCTGTCTAATTCAATAAACCTTCTTCTTTTAAAAAGTCCCTTGCTACATCTTGTGGAGATTCTTTTAAACTATCTACTCTGAAGTTTAATTCTCGCATTTTGTCATCGGTCATTTTCCCAGCTAAAAGATTCAATACTTCTTTTAATTCCGGATATTGTTTCAACGTTTCACTGCGAACAATCGGTACGGCGTAATACGGTGGGAAAAAGCTTTGATCGTCTTTTAATACGGTTAACTTGAATTCTTCAAGCAGTCCGTCTGTAGCAAAGGCGCTAATGACATCAACCTCATCATTATTGATCGCATTGTAACGTAAGCCGCCATTCACTGCGTTTGTCGATTGAAAATTCATACCATAAGTTTCAATCAAACCTTTTAACCCGTCTTCCCGATTCAAAAATTCAATCGTTCCGCCCACTCTTAACTGGTCGCTAACCGCTGCCAAATCGGAGAACGTTTCGAGGTTATACTGTTCGGCTGTATCTCCCCTAACTGCGAGCGTATACGTATTGTTAAATCCAAGCGGGTCTAACGTTTCCACATCGTATTTACCCATTAATTCCGTTTTCACAGTGTTGTACACCTTTTCTTGGTCGCTAATTGGTGGTTGGTCAAGAACATCAACGAATAGCGTCCCTGTATACTCAATATATAAATCAATTTCATCGTTCGTCAATGCAAGGAATGCGACTTGTGTTCCACCGAGATTTAAATCCCGTTCCACTTTAATATCTGTTTGTGCCTCAATTAATTCGGCAAAAATATGTCCTAATAAAATTTGTTCCGTGTAGTTTTTCGATCCAATGGAAATCGTCTTTTCGTTTTTACTAAAAGGATTCACGATTAAGACGACAGCAATTACGAGGATGAGGACACTTGCCGCCGCAATGGTGATATTTCTTCTTTTTCTTTTTCCATCCGTAATCGTACTTCCATATTTTTTATTCGTATAGGAAATATTTTTCTCAATTTTTCCGACGGCATAGTCAATGAGTAGTGCAAGGATACAAGCCGGAATCGCCCCAGCTAAAATCATGTTGTTGTCCACACTTGAGACACCGGAAAAGACTAAAAACCCGAGACCACCGGCACCGACAAACGCTGCGATTGTCATTAATCCGACGGCCGTTACAGCGGAAATTCGTACCCCAGCCATAATGACCGGCATAGCGAGCGGTAATTGTACCTTTGTCATCATTTGCCCGTTCGTCAATCCGATTCCTCGAGCCGCTTCTAAAATATCTTTATCAATATTCGTTAAACCGGTGTACGTATTTTTTACAATCGGTAATAACGAATATAAAACAACCATGACGATCGCCGGTGTACTACCAATACCAATAAACGGAATTAAAAATCCTAATAATGCCAAACTCGGAACCGCTTGAACGACATTGGCAAATCCGATGACAGGCTTCGATAATGCTTTACTTCGAGAGATCAAAATGCCGAGGGGGACACCGATTACTGCTGCGACGAATACGGAAAAAAATGTTAAATAAATATGTTGCCAAAGAAGATCTAAAATTTGTTCATAGTTAGCACTCACATACGACATAAGTTCGTTCATCAGAAGTCCACCTCCATATCGATCAACTGTCCGCCTAATACGGAAAGTAGGCTGCTACGCGTAATTAAACCGACCAATTGTCCTCCGTCATTCACGACAGGCAAATAACCGGTTTTATACTTATTCATCATGTGCAGTAACGTAATTAAATTTTCATTTTCCGATACGGATGGAACTTCCCTCTTCATCAAATGCTCGATCGGCGTGTTCATGTCTTCTAGTTTGATTCCTTTCAATGTGACAAGGCCGAGCAATTTATCCGATTTATCGACAACAAGTAAGCTGTCCACTTTATTTTCCTTCATAATTTCAATCGCCTGTAGGACGTTTCTTTTTGGCGAAACTTTTACCGGATCGTTTACCATCATATCCTTCGCTTTTAATACTTCCGGATTATTCCAAACTCGACGTTTACCAATAAAATTGGCGACAAAATCAGATGCTGGATTTTTTAATATATTTTCCGGTGTGTCAAATTGAACGATTTTTCCTTTATTGATGATGCAAATTTTATCAGCGATCTTATACGCTTCATCCATGTCGTGGGTAACGAAAACGATGGTTTTATGCAATTCTTGTTGCATGTTAAACAATTCTTCTTGAAGGGAATGGCGTGTGACGGGGTCTAATGCGCTAAACGGCTCGTCCATTAATATGATATCCGAATTCGTGGAAAATGCTCTGGCGACTCCGATCCGTTGTTGTTGTCCACCGCTAAGCTCCCGCGGAAAACGATATAGAAACTTTTCCGGTTCAAGCCCGACAAGTTTCAGTAGATCATTTGTTTTCTGATCAATCGCTTCTTGATCTTCACCCTTTATTTTCGGTATCAATTCTAAATTTTCCTTAATGGTCATATGGGGGAAAAGCCCGATGTTTTGAATGACGTAGCCGATATTTCTCCTTAACTCGATCGGATCCTCGGTGGATATATCTTTCCCGTTGACGAAAATTTTCCCACTCGTCGGTTCGATTAATCGATTAATCATTTTTAAAAGTGTCGTTTTTCCACAGCCAGATGGACCGATAAAGACGACGAGTTCGCCTGGTTCGATATGAAGATTGAAATTTTCAATGACAGCATGATCATCATAAGATTTCGTAATGTTTTCAAACCGAATCATTGGATTCCTCCTAACTCAATGTTGTTTTTTGCAGTGTAAGAATTCATAAAAAAAAAGCATCATCTCCTCATTGCTAATCCTTTCGCGTTCATTCAATTTTCGATTTAGGGAACATTCAATAGAAAGGGGGCGTTCCAAAAAAGATAAGAAAATGATTGCCATTTGTGGGATAACAAGAGGCAAGTCATCTTAAATTGTTGTGGGTTAGCGTTTTCCCACCGAGAAAGTTTCATCCAGTCATCTGTTCAATAACAGTATACCCACTATGAATCTATTATAATCATTTTTTTGTTCGTTGTAAAATCTATTTTTCGAACTGTTCATTCAACCATTGATATGAACGATTTGTTTTATTGTTCGATCATTACTGACTGC
Coding sequences within:
- a CDS encoding matrixin family metalloprotease, whose translation is MKIRRTIVRVIVLSIVSFLSIPMISFAYYTKDAAFFRSGLPKSVIGDCYVFISDSVSDYGYLSYVTSAMTGWGSISSADVDFWTSGSATYADIRVYAGDYGLDYAGLAQPYRGSTLVSDPDASTANWSYVIITLNDHYMDHKNYSSANRKKTTIHEFGHALGLRHQPSSTSSVMVQGKRTYSTPQSLDRSNIAYKY
- a CDS encoding 3'-5' exonuclease; the encoded protein is MAVTIPETIRSSATVGERILFRTLKTFLPDDYIVYYEPEINGTRPDFVIIGPDLGLIVLEVKDYTKRTLFKVNKDEWHIVAKNGDQVIRKSPLKQAKDYVYKIVDKLKKDKNLIQVNGKYKFSLKFPYGYGVVFTRMTSKDMVETGLYTVIEPEFCLTRDEVDPDKDHFSEEVLIEKIMNMFAVPFRLKNPLTMEEINAIRYHLFPEVRISAEFRESVPYHDQLLLSLHDMKTMDLHQENLAKQIGDKNRLIRGVAGSGKTLILASRAKILSKQHPDWKILILCYNISLANAILQMVTHMINEPEDLFDFTKEEDLKKKTLENIIVRNFHSWLKNDLKIHERQIPYIIEKLEEKEAILPTYDAILIDEGQDFESDWLKLASLLVNPNTQSLLLVEDRAQTIYKRKRSYLQDTGLNFQGRSKILTINYRNTTQIVKLAWDFYRKKSMLKQTVVRRQIDGEIIAPQSTKRKGPEPAIIRTTNFKREMKMVSRQICKLHKEKKVPYHEILILYRVKRTHKLSIIDTIQYALQNENIPYFWLTENDEAKRSFEKEDGKVKISTIDSSKGLDYQAVFIVNVDSMPFPLEENPEREASLMYIAMTRAKQYLCISYSGHSEFTEYFDEWLLEKEQEKSTLSILKKGS
- a CDS encoding HAD family hydrolase translates to MNQLELVIFDMDGLLFDTERLHFRAFQQTAEKLGFEFTFDTYLKVVGMTDEKGREILREIYGKDSAIMNSFDLYHEEIERIIEKEGIPVKPGVKKLLDILDEKQIRRCIASSSAPEVIERNTKLTGIHDRFEFYVGGTEVKHGKPAPDIFLEAMKRADVQPEKAIVLEDSYHGLQAAVRAGLRCIVIPDLIQPNEEMQKNAFRIFNDLGKVADFLQN
- a CDS encoding ABC transporter permease — its product is MIKGTGQLTKLLFKKDRMKIAVWIMGLLFVTLAAASAYPNIFRTEQDIMAFRLTVGNPAMVAMIGPGYEPEDYSTATMFAHEMLLFTSIAVIVLNILLVGRATRSDEEEGQLELVRSFPVGRLSYLSAAIIEIFIINVTLSLFIGFGLFLTGLDGMDLESTLLFGAVLGSAGFVFAGVTAFVSQLAKTGRGTIGLSFTFLLIAYSLRAIGDIETEVLSFLSPLGWTTRSYVFTENAWWPVFLSVAFAIVFICFAFYFNAIRDMGSGFLPDRKGRERASRFLKTMFGFLFRQQRVNIGAWAVGIFLVSASFGSIMGELDSYFTDIDLIQSFLGENVGESLTNQFLFMLIGIMSLFSVVPAVMGILKLKGEELGNRTEHFYSRSVSRTYVFGNYFLFGWVVTFIVQMMIPLGLWLTGAAMEDLGITASKLFAASLAFLPALWIYLSLTALLVGSYPKLTNVIWLYFAFSFIVLYLKEVLDFPNWLNRMSVMEHVPNYLSGDGDVLSFAVLVAISLLLFTIGLIAYRRRDIIG
- a CDS encoding ABC transporter ATP-binding protein, yielding MNVIEVRGVTKKFGNFTALNNIDLSVGGGEIYGFIGPNGAGKSTTIRILLGMLKATSGEATIFGKDVWKEAVEIHKRIAYVPGDVNLWPNLTGGEVIDVLMKLRGNGDAKKRDELLERFNLDPTKKCRAYSKGNRQKVALVAAFAQDADLFIFDEPTSGLDPLMERVFQEYVREKRNEGKTIFLSSHILSEVEKLCDKVAIIRQGKIIEEGTLTDMRHLTRTNIIVQTKQPLEGIRDMKGIHQVEEKDGQWRFQVDGTELDAVIRHISQFGIVRFESLPPTLEDLFMGYYEGADLSETSRGNRL
- a CDS encoding TetR/AcrR family transcriptional regulator, whose amino-acid sequence is MTERFENLAPEKRMRILKAAYKEFAEKGFDQASTNAIVKEAGIGKGMLFYYFGNKKELYNYLINYALDIFSEQFLNKIDDTIMDILDRIVHISRLKMKFFMEHPELSKFFTAEMLRGEMDLSDELNEKLNRIVQLGYDKIYDHSTVYKNQLRKGIDGKKVYRVVEWVIRGYQEDLLQTLKNKKMDDIDFDKYWDEFDEYVKLLKISFYQEEGFR
- a CDS encoding MerR family transcriptional regulator, producing MEYTVQQLAKIAGISARTLRYYDEIDLLKPARINSSGYRIYGRREVDRLQQILFYRELGVSLERIKAIVSNPSFDKISALKEHREKLLMKRNEIDKLLTNIDNTLLEFEGGRKMTDRERFEGFKKALVEENENQYGKEAREKFGDQKVEDANKKLLNMSENDYETITELTEQINETLARALQTGDPAGDLAQKTARLHKQWLTFYWGDYSKKAHAGIADLYVEDERFKAYYEKVAPGAAQFLREAIHYFTGLKQ
- a CDS encoding glycine betaine ABC transporter substrate-binding protein → MNELMSYVSANYEQILDLLWQHIYLTFFSVFVAAVIGVPLGILISRSKALSKPVIGFANVVQAVPSLALLGFLIPFIGIGSTPAIVMVVLYSLLPIVKNTYTGLTNIDKDILEAARGIGLTNGQMMTKVQLPLAMPVIMAGVRISAVTAVGLMTIAAFVGAGGLGFLVFSGVSSVDNNMILAGAIPACILALLIDYAVGKIEKNISYTNKKYGSTITDGKRKRRNITIAAASVLILVIAVVLIVNPFSKNEKTISIGSKNYTEQILLGHIFAELIEAQTDIKVERDLNLGGTQVAFLALTNDEIDLYIEYTGTLFVDVLDQPPISDQEKVYNTVKTELMGKYDVETLDPLGFNNTYTLAVRGDTAEQYNLETFSDLAAVSDQLRVGGTIEFLNREDGLKGLIETYGMNFQSTNAVNGGLRYNAINNDEVDVISAFATDGLLEEFKLTVLKDDQSFFPPYYAVPIVRSETLKQYPELKEVLNLLAGKMTDDKMRELNFRVDSLKESPQDVARDFLKEEGLLN
- a CDS encoding ABC transporter ATP-binding protein, translating into MIRFENITKSYDDHAVIENFNLHIEPGELVVFIGPSGCGKTTLLKMINRLIEPTSGKIFVNGKDISTEDPIELRRNIGYVIQNIGLFPHMTIKENLELIPKIKGEDQEAIDQKTNDLLKLVGLEPEKFLYRFPRELSGGQQQRIGVARAFSTNSDIILMDEPFSALDPVTRHSLQEELFNMQQELHKTIVFVTHDMDEAYKIADKICIINKGKIVQFDTPENILKNPASDFVANFIGKRRVWNNPEVLKAKDMMVNDPVKVSPKRNVLQAIEIMKENKVDSLLVVDKSDKLLGLVTLKGIKLEDMNTPIEHLMKREVPSVSENENLITLLHMMNKYKTGYLPVVNDGGQLVGLITRSSLLSVLGGQLIDMEVDF